One genomic segment of Vulpes vulpes isolate BD-2025 chromosome 2, VulVul3, whole genome shotgun sequence includes these proteins:
- the FAM78A gene encoding protein FAM78A isoform X1: MPSFLWDCWPSLEIRAVLCAMGCIQSIGGKARVFREGITVIDVKASIDPIPTSIDESSSVVLRYRTPHFRASAQVVMPPIPKKETWIVGWIQACSHMEFYNQYGEQGMSSWELPDLQEGKIEAISDSDGVNYPWYGNTTETCTIVGPTKRDSKFIISMNDNFYPSVTWAVPVSESNVAKLTNIYRDQSFTTWLVATNTSTNDMIILQTLHWRMQLSIEVNPNRPLGQRARLREPIAQDQPKILSKNEPIPPSALVKPNANDAQVLMWRPKYGQPLVVIPPKHR; the protein is encoded by the exons ATGCCCAGTTTCCTCTGGGACTGCTGGCCTTCCCTGGAGATCAGAGCTGTACTGTGTGCCATGGGCTGTATTCAGAGCATCGGGGGCAAAGCCAGAGTCTTCCGGGAAGGTATCACGGTGATTGATGTGAAAGCCTCTATCGACCCCATCCCCACCAGCATCGATGAGTCCTCCAGCGTGGTGCTGCGCTATCGGACGCCCCACTTCCGTGCCTCGGCCCAGGTGGTCATGCCACCCATCCCTAAGAAAGAGACCTGGATTGTCGGCTGGATTCAGGCGTGCAGCCACATGGAGTTCTACAACCAGTATGGGGAGCAGGGCAT GTCCAGCTGGGAGCTCCCAGACCTCCAGGAGGGCAAGATCGAGGCCATTAGTGACTCGGATGGGGTGAACTACCCCTGGTACGGCAACACCACAGAGACATGCACCATTGTAGGCCCCACCAAGAGAGACTCCAAGTTCATCATCAGCATGAACGACAACTTCTATCCCAGCGTCACATGGGCCGTGCCCGTCAGTGAGAGCAACGTGGCCAAACTGACCAACATCTACCGGGACCAGAGCTTCACCACGTGGCTGGTGGCCACCAACACCTCAACCAATGACATGATCATTTTACAGACGCTGCACTGGCGCATGCAGCTCAGCATCGAGGTGAACCCCAACCGCCCCCTGGGCCAGCGTGCCAGGCTGCGGGAGCCCATCGCCCAGGACCAGCCCAAAATCCTAAGCAAGAACGAGCCGATACCACCCAGCGCCCTGGTCAAGCCCAATGCCAACGATGCTCAGGTCCTCATGTGGCGGCCCAAGTACGGGCAGCCACTGGTGGTGATCCCGCCCAAGCACCGGTAA
- the FAM78A gene encoding protein FAM78A isoform X2 — MNDNFYPSVTWAVPVSESNVAKLTNIYRDQSFTTWLVATNTSTNDMIILQTLHWRMQLSIEVNPNRPLGQRARLREPIAQDQPKILSKNEPIPPSALVKPNANDAQVLMWRPKYGQPLVVIPPKHR; from the coding sequence ATGAACGACAACTTCTATCCCAGCGTCACATGGGCCGTGCCCGTCAGTGAGAGCAACGTGGCCAAACTGACCAACATCTACCGGGACCAGAGCTTCACCACGTGGCTGGTGGCCACCAACACCTCAACCAATGACATGATCATTTTACAGACGCTGCACTGGCGCATGCAGCTCAGCATCGAGGTGAACCCCAACCGCCCCCTGGGCCAGCGTGCCAGGCTGCGGGAGCCCATCGCCCAGGACCAGCCCAAAATCCTAAGCAAGAACGAGCCGATACCACCCAGCGCCCTGGTCAAGCCCAATGCCAACGATGCTCAGGTCCTCATGTGGCGGCCCAAGTACGGGCAGCCACTGGTGGTGATCCCGCCCAAGCACCGGTAA